The nucleotide sequence GCTCTGCAACCTTCAGAGAGCTTAGATCTGAACTTTCTATGGAGTTGTTCTCATGCAATTCATCCGTATCTGTAGCATCAGCGATTTCCAAAGAAGGTTCTGGATACTCATCGTCTGGTTCATCAGCATCAGATTCTTCATCGTTGTCTAAAATGTCATCAAGGTCCTCCAAAGAAATATTTTCTGGTTCTATTACAGAATCAGGTTCATACGGAGACATGGAGTCTGGCTCGTCTGTAGCAGTCCTCTCATCAAGAGCTGTCTTAGCTTTCTGTACAGCATCGTCGACATTACTGCCGATGGACTTGCGATCGGCATCTCTGTCTACGTCCGCATTGATAACAGGCTGGAACTTCACTCCAGGAACAGGAGATCTTCGCCTGAAATTTGAAGCTGGCCTTTTGAAGGGTGCCGGAGGTGGCTTCTTCTGCTCTTCCTGGATGTCACTTTTTGTGCCAAAGATGGTTGAACTTCGTCTATTTCCAGAATCGTTGCTTCTCCTCATTACATCAAAATTCTGTTCTTTGTCGTCACTGCTCTTCCTTCTCTGGTCCACAGAGTGTTTCCTAAGCAGCTTAAGAAGTGAATCAACACTGCCCCTTTCACCCTGCACTTTTGCAGGTTCAGGCTTCTTGTCTTCCCTGCCTTTCCCCCTAGCTCGCAGCTGTGCTTGAACCCTTTTAAAGAGCTCCACAATCTCCTTCTCTCTTTCCCCAGGAGCTGATGTGGCTTGAGGACGGGAATTGCTTGCCATAGAGATTGGTGGTCCGTTCTTGGAGAACATGATATCACTATCAAATTCATCAATGTTCTCAGAATCATCTTTATCCTGGTATGACTTGCCTTTCCCTCTGGAGGACCCCCCTTTTTGTTGTCGGGATGTATCCGAATTCCTTGGCCTATGGTAGTTGGGGCTTGCACAACATACCAAGGATACCCTCATTGGCCCCAACATAGGTGATGTGCCCATGAAACAAGCTCCTGGAGGGACTCTGCTTTCTCCATGATGCACAGGTAAGGTTGCTCTGCCTGAGACCCCTGTGCAGCAAAAGCACTGTACATTAGTTATTGCTTTAGAAGGAACTTGTGAATTAGGAAGGAATAGGAAGCTTAAAATGGAACTGTATGCATTAATTGCTATCGTACACGATATGGATATCGATAACAAAATAAACCGAGATTGCATGGTTAACAAGAACGATTTTGATATAAACGTCTAGGTAGAAATATCATATCAAAGTCAGTATGTACAGAACCACTTGGATGATATATAAAAGTAACTTACAGAATCTTTTTAAGAAAAAACGAAAGCCATCGGAAGGAAAAGACTACAAGGAGTGTTTATACGAAAAACAAAGTGTTAAACAAGCCCACATTCACCTTTTTGTCTAGAGCGAAAGTCACAAGTCATAGCTTGATCATGGAAACATGATAAGACGCTTTAAAGAGTATGCACCATTTATGTGGCCTATCTGTACATCTGCAAGGGACGTACAGTGCTACATCAGAAGTGGAGGTGCACAGCATACAGTAAGAGTAGATCTGTGCATTTTTATGAATCAGCTAACAAACTGTCCTAATTAAAGCCAAACAACGCAAAAATGGGAGGTGTTTACACCACGTACGAAAAAGATGAAAACACTGCACAGGGCGACGGTACCAAGAAATAGCAACTAACAGTAAGTCTAATATAAGCTAAATCTGGGAATTAAATGCAATCCATTTTGAACATGGGGCTATTAAGATGGCAGTCACCGAACAGAATATAACAAAGACCAGTAACTTAGTCAGCATGTGCATCCAAGCAGCTAAGAAACTGCAAGGCATCTAAATGGAAAAAGATCATCACTCATAAATTAGATAGGATTTCATTGTAAAACCGTGGATGAAGCATGAAACACACATCATACGCAATCCCATTCATGGCGTTTATAAATCTCTGATCAATTTAACTAATTAGCCCTTGGCCCTTTGCACTTAAACGAAGACAGCGAGCTGGAGTAGATGGTGAATTCAACACTGCTTGGATTTGCAATCAATTTGATAAGATTCCGAAGACCTATTATAGTTGGGGAACAAAATCCCTACCCAGTTTCTTTAGTAGATGAGGCTGGCAGCATTACACTAGACTACAGCAGCCACATTTCTATAGTTTGTCCACGGCGTACCCCATGAGGAGCAAAAGTAATTTGCCCCATCTGCTACGCAGGAATTTCACAGCAAAGGTTATAATTCCACACAGTGGCGGAGCTACAGGGTATGCCGGGTATGCACGGGCATACCCTGCAATTCCGGCAACAGAGCAAGTATACGTATATACACATATACACTCATCTGCTGTAGTATACGAGAGCTGGGCCTGACTGCCTGAGCGTGTGCTAGCGCAAGCCGCGAGCGAGCGTGAGGCCCAAGCGGGAACGCGTCCCATGCGGCCAGCGACGGAGACGGGATCAAGGGACAACGCCGACGCCAATACGGAATTACGGATCGAGGCAGCGCGTCGGTTGGACTTCGAGTGTTCACCCTGCCCTACACCGACGCCAATACAGTGCTACATCAGAAGTGGAGGTGCACAGCATACAGTAAGAGTAGATCTGTGCATTTTTATGAATCAGCTAACAAACTGTtctaattaaagccaaaaaacgCAAAAATGGGAGGTGTTTACACCACGTACGAAAAAGATGAAAACACTGCACTGGGAGACGGTACCAAGAAATAGCAACTAACAGTAAGTCTAATATAAGCTAAATCTGGGAATTAAATGCAATCCATTTTGAACATGGGGCTATTAAGATGGCAGTCACCTAACAGAATATAACAAAGACCAGTAACTTAGTCAACATGTGCATCCAAGCAGCTAAGAAACTGCAAGGCATCTAAATGGAAAAAGATCATCACTCATAAATTAGATAGGATTTCATTGTAAAACCGTGGATGAAGCATGAAACACACATCATACGCAATCCCATTCATGGCGTTTATAAATCTCTGATCAATTTAACTAATTAGCCCTTGGCCCCTTGCACTTAAACGAAGACAGCGAGCTGGAGTAGATGGTGAATTCAACACTGCTTGGATTTGCAATCAATTTAATAAGATTCCGAAGACCTATTATAGTTGGGGAACAAAATCCCTACCCAGTTTCTTTTAGTAGATGAGGCTGGCAGCATTACACTAGACTACAGCAGCCACATTTCTATAGTTTGTCCACAGCGTACCCCATGTGGAGCAAAAGTAATTTGCCCCATCTGCTATGTAGGAATTTCACAGCAAAGGTTATAATTCCACACAGTGGCGGAGCTATAGGGTATGCCAGGTATGCACCGGCATACCCTGCAATTCCGGCAACAGAGCAAGTATATAtacgtatatatacacatatacattCATCTGCTGTAGTATACTAGAGCTGAGCCTGACTGCCTGAGCGTGTGCTAGCGCGAGCCGCGAACGAGCGTGAGGCCCAAGCGGGAACGCGGCCCATGCGGCCAGCGACGGAGACAGGATCAAGGGACAACGTCGACGCCAATACGGAATTATGGATCGAGGCAGCGCGTCGGTTGGACTTCGAGTGTTCGCCCTGCCCTACACCGACGCCAATACAGATCGTTCACGCCGTCGGCTGTCGCCCTACCCTACGACGGCACCGGCCACTCATCCTTGTGACCTCGTGTCCCGTTCGGCCTTCACCCTGTCCTACGACAGCACCGGCCACCGGCATCTAGGTGAATTTGTGATCGGAATTGTTCAGGTGAGATTCAATCTTTGTTGTTcggctttttaaaaaaaatcatgtgtgCTTTTAATTGCCAATTGCTTAGCGCTAAAATTATAGAATCATCTATCACGTGGCGAGGTGGAGGATTTTTCCCAACATCAGAGTCAATCTAGATTGATCTTTTGTTCAATACTCGTATCATGTGAGTGATCCATAATCACATGTGAGAGTTCAATCGTGCAAGCgcaatttttttaattatttggcacTGTGTTCTTTGTAATATTTATGCAGTTATGAAGAGAAATGGGGACATTGCATCTCTTTTTCAGAAGCATGCAGCAAAGAAGAAGGCAGCGGCAGCTACTGCTACTTCTAATCCTGATCCGGTTGAACCTGTGGTGGAAGAGCAGACTCATGAGAGAGTAGTTGAGGAAATTGTAAATCctatgccaccgccaccgccaccaccaccgccacaacCGTCTTCACTGCCACCAGTTTATGACATCAATCGCCTTCCACATGATCCAGGTGAAAGACGTCCTATTCTAAAATATCCtgttaatgatcaagatgcaattCGAAGAGCATATATTATTAAAGGTCCATTCAAACCTTTTGCACATGATTTTCCAAAAAGAAAGATTTCAGATAGGTATCGGGGATTCAACTATTGTTGGATGTACAATAATGATTGGCTTGAGTATAGTATTAAGAAGGATGTTGTGTTTTGCTTCATATGCTATTTGTTCAAGAAGTGTACTGGGTCAGACACATTTACTGTTGATGGCTGGAAGAATTGGAATATAGGAGAGAAAGCACTTCGCAAACATATGGGTTCTAAGGCACATATTGCAGCTCGAGAGAGATACATTGGCTTTACAAATCCCAAGGtagcaattgattataatattgagaAGTGGAGTGATGAGGATCTTCGTCTTTATAAGAAAAGGTTGACTTACTCACTTAGgtgtatcaagtttcttttgcatcaaggGTTGGCGTTTCAtggacatgatgaaagtgaagaatctagcaacagaggaaacttcattgaacttttgaaatttcttgccgGAAATAGTGAAGAAGTGAAGAAGTATGTTTTGGACAATGCTCCAGGTAACTGTATACATTTTATGACCGGAGCGTTTGAAAACTAGTTTGTTTTCTTTGCACACTTAATGTATATTATTCTTGGATATACAAATGAGTTATCTGGGTGTTTGCAAAGAAGGGACCAAGATATTATTAATGCAATAtcacttgttaatgtggcaaagaAAAGAATGCAAGAATTGAGGTCCGATGGTTGGAATAATTTTCTTGAGAAGGTCACTTCATTTTGCGAtaaacatggtgttgaagttcCTGCTATGGATGGTGATTATGTTCCTTATGGAAAATCAGCAAGGAAAGCTCGTGCCCGAAAGCAAACCAATGATGACCACTTTAGAAGAGAAGTATATATTAGTGTCATTGATCAAATAAGTCAAGAACTTGATAATCGGTTTGACGAGATTAATATGGAGTTGTTGTCTTGTATGTCGGCCTTCAATCCTTCCAAGTCATTTGCTTCTTTTAATACACAGAAGCTACGTAGACTAGCTGAGTTCTACCCAAAGGAGTTCTCAAATAATAATTTACTCAAACTTGAATTGCAGCTAGATAactatattgatgacatgagaCAGGATGATAGATTCAAAGGTCTagacaatattgttgatctctcaattaagcttgttgaaacaaagaggcacaaagtgtatgatatggtttatgagctcctcaaattggtattgcttctacCTGTGGCAACGACaagtgttgaaagggtattttctaCAATGGTTTTTATGAAAACAAAGTTAAGAAATAAGATGGGAGATAGTTTTTTGGATGACTGTCTAGTCACTTTCATTGAGCAggatattttctttgaagttgatgaagataATATAATCAATACATTTATGTCCCTTCGAAAGCGTCGAAtaaaatagacacaaaaatagCATTGTAAAACTCTGGTTCTCTTTTATGCCTTATTTCAATTATCGGTGtggcttttgaactatttatactatacttaatggatggtttgaacttaatccatgaatttaagccttattgTGTTATTTAGTGCATATATACCGAATCATGTTGTCAATTTTACAATTATTACCGAATTGCTGAAATGGATTTACCGAATTGTATATGAAAATTTTTGGGCGACATACCCTTAGacaaaatcctagattcgccactgaTTCCACAGAGCATTCCGGTGGAATTCACTGGCTCCAACAGTTCCATTCCCCGCATAACTCCCGATTAGGTCTCCTCTGATGATTCACCATTCTCACACGGCGCCATCTGGGGAACCCGCGCCACGTAGCAAACAGCCTCGACCGTTACGCAGGCTGCCCTGGCCCCACATCGCGCGCATTGCTTCCCTCCGTCGCGACAGGGGCGCGCGCACGGCACAGGGCGGCAGGACAAACGCCGTCCAACAACAGGCGATAGGGCAGACCCGCGGAGCGAAACCCTAGGTGGTCAGAGATGGACGGCGCCAGCGCCTCACGGTAAGCACGGGAGACGAGAGGCGGAGGGGAGCAGGGGGTGGTCGCGTaccgcggtggtggaggagggcgGGAACCGAGGGGGACATTCCTCCGTGGGGGGGCGCGGTCGCCCGGAGCGTCCCGACCGGcgactgcggcggcggcggcggtgaagcGGCGCCCGGGCTCGGGGGCGGGGCGACTGTTGGTGGCGACAGGTGATAAAGCGAAAGCGAGAGAAGTGGTGGTGGAGTTGGGGGATTTTGGCGAGGGTTTTGGCCGGCCGACGCCGAGGTCCAGCGGGGCGGGGCGGGGACGTGGGCCGGCTCGTGTCACTCGCTCGGGGAGACGTGGACCTCGTCGTCCACGCGGCGCGCGCGCCCGCGGGACGACGTCATCCGCGCAATCGGTATGGGACGATGGGCCGTGAGGAGATGGCTGGTTTGGGACGGCGGCAGACATGCCGAGGGCAGGCAGAGAAGCCCATAGACTATTTAGTTTGGACCTCTGCTTCTGTAGTGCATCAGCCTCGCCGTTGGCCCAACAAAGTCTTTAActcttttgttttttatttcgaGAAAACAAATTTCACACCTATATGTATGAGCAGCTCTAGACCAACAAACCCCTGAAAAAAACTCTAGACCAAAAAATCTTAAAATTAACAAAGTCAATCCAACAGATTCTTTATATCCTTCCTAATTCATAGGAACAGAAATTTTGGTGAAAAAAAATATCCTCCAACATCTTTAATTAGAACTCTAAATATAGATATTTCCAATTTTTCTCACTAGCGAAAGATGGAGTGAGGATAACTCTCTAGAATGCGCATAAGATAGAAAATCCATTGGAAGGTGGAATGGtatagaaagcgat is from Miscanthus floridulus cultivar M001 chromosome 7, ASM1932011v1, whole genome shotgun sequence and encodes:
- the LOC136467991 gene encoding LOW QUALITY PROTEIN: SAP-like protein BP-73 (The sequence of the model RefSeq protein was modified relative to this genomic sequence to represent the inferred CDS: deleted 1 base in 1 codon), encoding MSPSVPALLHHRDVQIGHINGAYSLSVLSCFHDQAMTCDFRSRQKGVSGRATLPVHHGESRVPPGACFMGTSPMLGPMRVSLVCCASPNYHRPRNSDTSRQQKGGSSRGKGKSYQDKDDSENIDEFDSDIMFSKNGPPISMASNSRPQATSAPGEREKEIVELFKRVQAQLRARGKGREDKKPEPAKVQGERGSVDSLLKLLRKHSVDQRRKSSDDKEQNFDVMRRSNDSGNRRSSTIFGTKSDIQEEQKKPPPAPFKRPASNFRRRSPVPGVKFQPVINADVDRDADRKSIGSNVDDAVQKAKTALDERTATDEPDSMSPYEPDSVIEPENISLEDLDDILDNDEESDADEPDDEYPEPSLEIADATDTDELHENNSIESSDLSSLKVAELRELAKSRGIKGYSKMKKNELIEVLSSSMA